One window of the Candidatus Methylomirabilota bacterium genome contains the following:
- a CDS encoding serine hydrolase — protein MSPLAVAARLLSLLLSVAAAPGLASAQGLPTAKPEEVGLSSPRLARATDVVKGEIAKGRYPGAVA, from the coding sequence GTGAGCCCGCTCGCCGTCGCGGCCCGGCTCCTCTCGCTGCTGCTCTCGGTCGCGGCCGCACCCGGGCTCGCCTCGGCGCAGGGCCTGCCCACCGCGAAGCCGGAAGAGGTCGGCCTCTCCTCGCCGCGGCTGGCCCGGGCCACCGACGTCGTGAAGGGCGAGATCGCCAAGGGCCGCTACCCGGGCGCGGTCGC